In Lathyrus oleraceus cultivar Zhongwan6 chromosome 2, CAAS_Psat_ZW6_1.0, whole genome shotgun sequence, the DNA window cattagccataggtttcaattatcattgtggttgatgtaaatcttgcctatccttagtgagtcgacagtaagacttccgtactgaaaacagggctaacccctatagtacgtcgaagctatcctcgcatggtggatgttgtttttggtcgagttttctcccgttgataatgaaaaacctcagtgctattgtttaaaactgaatccaccaacttttggaaatcttttagccaaactacggcgttttgatccttacctttgatggaaggtacgtaggcagcgggtttatccgttcaaacccaataaaaaatgtatattcttttctcatcatcccaatcatgtttgcacaatatttatgtcataacaaataacaatcttttacaacaagtgtgaaaagggctccctaggagtacctaggacgtagtgggtgcctaacaccttcccattgcgtaatttaccccttacccagaatctctgatctttttattagttttctacgtgtaaaacttcttaggcttttgttcgctttttagccagtcctttggataaataaaagtgcggtggcgactcgaaatttcaatgtatctcttagcttatgatttaatcgatagatcatatagcgacgaatacaccgctacaagaACCATAAAGAATATTAAGTTTATGTTCACACCGATTCAAATAATAATTACCCGAATAAGTACTAATACAATAATAAGTCACTAAACAATTATGTCGGTCCACCACGTCCTCTGATAGCAATTTGCATCGTCATAGCAATGGCCTCACCATTTGAGTTATAAAATCCACAACGTTATAAAAAAAAAGGAGTTATTGTTTACATTCTCTATTGATCAGTCATGCCAAGTGGTGGAGGCGACACTAGGAAGTCATTTGAAGGTCCAACAATATTTGACAGTCCGATAACATATAAAGGGTCGACTAAGGTAGAAGGGATGATGAGAGAATGCCATACCCTAAAGTAGGAATGTACGCGAATTCGGTTAGACCgagtttgacctaatctgttaCCCAACCCGTTCAAACTTCAATGGGTTGGATCCGTCGTCAAACCCGCAATTTCATTGTCAAAATCGACCCGAACCGACTCGTTCATCAATGAGTTGGATTGGGTTGGATTTGCGGATtgtgtttcaaataaaaaatatatttttatgattttttttgtcgGTTGTAAGAAAAATGTAACACAATTCATTACAATCATACTAATTTATAACACTCAAATTCAATGAAAGCAtcatataatatctaataaaaCTCATCTACACGACATAACACTttataatagtataaaattcaacAAGACACATTATTTCCATTAAATACATAAGTTGGAAatgatacaaaagaaaataagaaataaCACTTAATCTTAGAATTATGTAAACTCATTGGTCTAGTAGTATTATTGGTGGAGAGtgtttttttttggaaaaattatggttattagtgagatattgattttatatttttatctaaaataataataaaaatgataatAAATTACTTAAGTCACATCAATGGATTGGGTTAACGAGTTCGCGGGTTGCAAAACTCAAACATGATATCTGAGTCAAAACTATACGGGTTATTATGGGTTGGGTTGGGTAACCCGTAAATGAATGGGTTCGAGTAATTTGTGGGATGAGTCAGCAAGTTTGTGGGTCGACCCGCACCCATGAACACCTCTACCCTAAAGTACCATTGTGAGTACCCATCCGAACACTGCATATGAAATATGATAACCACTATATTTTCTCTAATTGCACCGACTCAACTCACCCGTTAACACATAAATAAATCCATCAACGCTAGATGATACAATAAAGTTTGGTTGTGGTATCCCTTGCACATAGTCAAACTGGAAGAGACGCCGCTAAAAAAGGTAAACAATCACCGCACTCCCCCGACGTATATAACTTGAAAGTAATGTAGTGTCATCAAAATCACAGTGCACTTGATGGTCTACGTATGGTGTTCATATGACATCATCGTGGGTGAGTGATTCAATCATACTCATATATTCCTCAAGATTGTTTGTGCAAGCATATTTGGTGTCACATCTAGTCGTTCATGGGGAACCTTCTATGATAGAACCCATATCATGAGTGTTACAATTGAAAGGGGATGTGTTCGTAGATTAAACACTACAATAAAACATACAATTCAAAACCACACAACTTATATAAAAATTTAACAAAAAAAGATAAGAAATATTTATATCTCTCATTGCCATAATTGAAAGGCAGCATGGTCACGGTACCATGTCAGCAATGCTAAGTCGAATGACCCTTCTTAGAACCCTTATGCAACCTCATCTCCCGTAGAGCTCAAATGATCGTCACCAGTATTGTGTTCTGGCAACACTGTGTGATTAGACACTTCAATAGGTGCCTCTGTATTAACATGATATAGCACCTTAACATATACCTCGTTATCATTGCCTCTACAAAACCCTTATACGAAGGAGAACTTGTGATCCATGATTCTCTTTATTCTTTCTATAGTGAGAACCAATGAGAGCTAATCTACATGTCTTGATACACAATGGACCATCACCAACATTATATCTCACTCAATCTAGGGATAATGTTACCATCTCTTCCTCTTTGCCTCactaaaaaaatatttttttcagAAGAAAAAAATAGTTAATTGAATTTATATAGAAATCATGTTGCAGCTGCATCCCATACAAACTTTATAGAAAATCTGATGAGACCCATGCATGTATATCGATTTTTCCCAAAAAAAAATTGGTGCTACTCATGCATTTATTTTATATCGGGTTTTTCCTAAACATTTAATGCCACCCCATTCATTTATACccgtttttttttgtttttttattttggtATCCAACCTTGAGACCGATTAATTCAATGGAAGCACACACACCGACTACTAGTGAAGATCCACTTAAAGTCGGAATAAAACTTTGTATTGACTTAAACATAATATTGTTAGCACCTAGCAAGACTTCAACATGAGACCTTGAGAGAAGCATACTCTCAGGACCTAAGTATTCACCAACAAGACAACCATAATAATGAGTTTTTCCATAAATTTGATGCCACCCACTTATTTTATATTAGCTTTATCCAAAAATTCGATGAAAACTTAAATTTTTACTATCGATTTTATCATATATCTGATATATGCATAAAATTCGCACATTTATATCAAATTTGTGTAAAAGTTTTGAAATATATGACAAAAAAATGCAAATTTACTTGTAAATATCCGTCTAAgtctgaaaaatccaaaaatttaCGCAAGATTTTGAAAACCATACAAATTAATTAAACTTGacaattttatttatttataagtTAAAGAGTAATATAGACTTAGGAGTGTTTAAAACCGAATTAACTCAACAAAAAACCGTAAATCAAATCAAACCAAATTGAAACCTCAAAAAAACCCATATGATTCGGATGTCtttgggtcattttttaacaaaaccgcgcggtttggtttggtttgcggaTTATATTTTacaaaccgaactaaaccaaaccaaaaGTGCATTATGTTATAACTCAAACTTTACTTATCCTACATCCAATCCAAAACTCAAACCTATTATGCTTTAACTTTACAATTATGAACAATTTTATCTTACTCACACTTAGGATTTCAGTTTCAACCTTTTTAAATATCTTTTAGTAGTATCACGCACTTTTCTCATCTTCTTTGTCATGTACGTCTCGCTTTTTCTACCATAATATCTTCTCTTTTATGgtctttctttttcatcttcttatatttatgttactattttctcttccaattatatttttattgcatttttcttctataatctcgcatctcttatgttctttttttcattttctctaATCTCTTCTCTcatatgttttttatgttttattataatgtctttaatattattttatgctactattttaTATATGTATTTTATTCCACTTTTGACTAATCTAATTTTTTTGTATATTGAATAAGAAttttttgtctaaatatgatatATTTAgatgttatttagtaatgtatgaatgaATAAACAAAAAATAATGTTTTTTTCTATAGATGactcaataaaatcatgttaaaaatcgaaccaatccaaaccgcattggtttgattttatattatttttaaaaatcaaCCGAATCAGACCGAATTACATATTTTTTTTCTCTTGCGAGTCGAATGATTTTTATCGTCCAAACCGTCCAAACAATAGATCAAACACCGTTATATATAATAATTCCATCTAAGGTATAGAGATGTGAGATGCAACTCATGGGTGCCCACTATGAAATACTTCACAGTCGCCATGTAATTCTTATATCTCCATTCTTCTAAATTTTCAGTTCTTTGCTCTACCTCGAATCCCAAACCCCTACCATTAACATTGGCTTTGGATACTCAACATTTGGCACTCTATCAATTGACACAAAATAGATGATTAAAACTTTCTCTCAATACCCCTTTACTCCATAAAACTCTTCCGAAATAGGTCTCCTCTCATTATTTTCGGAATATTGTGGTTAATATCGGAAATAATTGGAaattaaaaaacataaaaatacACGTGTCTTTATCGAAAAATTCAGAAGTTCCAATATGTATTTGCAAGAGATTCCAAATTGTCGATACTTTTATCTTTGTTTCAATAAAAGAAAGTTATTTTTAGAAATTTCCGATAAATACTCCTAATTTTCAGTACAAGGTGACATACTTTTAAAATATCATTTACTTAATGGTATAACGGTAAAACTATTATAAATGTCAGAGTATTATAACTGAGGATGGCAGGTATATCGTTTACACCGGTAAGAACTCATCACAACAATACGATGGATTGGAAAAATtcatttcaaaattaaaaaattCCTAATCTTCATCTTCAATGAATGCATACACAATTTAGTGCATTTACACCAGTAAGGACTCATCacaatgaatttcaaaattatGATTCCTAATACAATTCCCTTAATGACAAACTTTGCAAAATGGGGAGAAACTATGATGTTGTAATATTTCTATGTTTAATGAAACAATGATTTGAATAAAATAAACAGTTATTGTTACATTTCAAAACTAAGGGCTCAAAGTTAAACACGAACTTACAAGACAATATCATTACTGGTCCTCCATACCCTGACAAGTTTGTCATAGAATGAGCAAGTGGCCACTACTGGTTTACTTCTCCCTTCAATGAGCTTCACTTCTCCTTTCTGCCAGTCTGCTCCATATGCAAGTGAACCATGCTTCTTGTATGTTTCCAACACCTCAGCTTTGTCGCCTTTAATACCAACGATCGCAAAACCGTTGTGCATACAGGCAGCCAAAACAAGGCCTTGAATGTCGCGATGATGCTTCACCCTCCAAACACCTCCACCTAAACTGATTGAAGTTTCATCAACAGGTTTTGAGATTGATCTTAAATCCCAAACCCTCAAGAATTCATCATAGCTGCCAGTTAATAATCTATTTGGGTCATGAGGACTCTTTTCAATGCTAGTAACACCCATTTTGTGGACTTTAGAGTTCTTAAATACAAGATTGGAAGGACTGTCTCTCAAATCCCAACAACAAAACTTACAATCGTCAGAGCCAGTATAGACCAAATTTGGCTGGTGGATATCAAAAGAGGTTGTCCAAAGTTCAAAATCATGTGCCTTCCACTCCTCTTGTATTTCCAGCTTGGATTCAAGAAGAGAAACAACAGAAACACGGCCATCAGAAAGCCCAACTGTGATCGATGTGGATGAAGGATTCCAATCAAGGTACAAACACATTGAGTTACTGATCTTTTCGCTTGTAATCTCTTTTAAACAAGTCCCTGTCGTTGAATCAATAACAATTTTTTAATACAATGTAACTCAGCAAAGGAATGAATCGCAGCTCTCTGTAGCAAAATATAAACTTAGAAACAAGATAATATGATGGTGTGATTGAGTCCATTAATAAATGCCAGTATCTCCTGACAAAAATGAAATATTTACACGGAAAGGCATGTGTCATTACTTTATCTAGACAGAAGAAACTTTGATATGTGGAAGGTACTGCTTAAAGTTTAACTGTAAAGTAGGAGGTTGTATTTTGTAATGGATATTTAAATAAACAACCAATCCACCTGAAAAAAGGCCTAAGTGCATATCCAGCTTGTTATAACGAAAAAAATACTCGTACAATACTATATAAGGAAAAAAAAAAGCCTTTCAATTAGGAACCCAACCTGATATAAGGATGTTTGTTAGTGTCATGATGGGATTTTTCGGACTTTAAAAATATGTAAATGTTAAAGTTTGGCATTTCATACTTTTAAAAAGCAGTTGACTGTTAGTGAATACATTTCTTCTGGTGATATGTAGTGCTTTCCACTGCCAATTTATCAAGGGTAAGCAGTATTGTCAATCGCGGATCGCAGAAAACAACAGTTTATTCGAATTCCACTTAACTACAGTGCTATAGCGCCTCTGTAGCTACTATTAAACAACACTTGGTACTAAATTGTGTATTGCGGAACAATGGTGATTTGTTTAAATTTTGTTAAGCTAAAGCCGCTATTTAACAATACTGATAGTAAGTGCTAAAGATTTTTTTTAGACTTCGATCAAGCTTGTAGTTGTACTCACCGGTGAAAAAAGTGTTATAGAAATGAAAGAATCAAGGGAGAAATCCATACCTTGTACTCCATCATAGCAACCATCCAGCATCTTAATTCTCAAGTATCCATCAGCATCTGCTTGACCTAAAAAAGGACCCGTGTTCCCTGAGGGTGGATTCCACTTTATGTCGAAAATCCCACTAGTCTCCTCACTATAAACGGTGTCAAAATTGTCTGTGTCCCCGTCAACATTGAATAGTGATATGCTTCCACATCTAGTGGGCTGATCACCTTCTTGTAGTGTGTAAGTGGATGCTGCTAAAACATTATGGTGCCCATTATGTGGGCAAAACTCAACAGCATCTGCATTACCTTCTAAATAGCAATGTGCTACATCCATGCTGTCTAAATAACTGCAGGTTATAACACCACAAATAAGAACTTAATTCAAAATAAAATGAGCAAGAATGAATATCCTATCAGTGAATGAAACATGAAAACTGAAACATAAAAACTATAAAGAGAGGATTTTTTTTTCTGCAGGTTTCACTTTTCACACTAAAATTTACATCCCCCACTTGTCATTTTTCACAGCATTGCTTAGGTCTACATAATTGGAACTTAGGCCTACATATTTGGTACTTAGGTCTATCTAATTGGTTCACAAACCTACTTTAAAACTTTTTGTATTCGAGTATTCAATGAATGACTTAAAACTGACTTCTGAAACAATAAGCATGAACACGAATTTATATGACGCCTTTCTTGCCATTAACTATTTTAACTAAGACACTACATCCCACGGTACATACATTGTACTCTCATGAATCTGAAGTACTAACATCATAGTTAAGTCCTTATCTCATTCACAACTAACCACCAATCCTtcattccaaaaatcaccaaTTTAATACACAAACAGTACGTGTATACCACtacaaacaaaaaaaaatcatttaataTTCAATCCAAATGCTATCTGTCACCAAGAAAGACTCAAATATAAATCAACAACATCTAATTAAATCAAAGCACAAATTTTTGCGTGCACAGTTATTCTAAAAGGAAAACCCACACAGAACATTTTACAAACACCTTATATGCATGTAAAAAACTGGAAAATTTTGGAATGCTCACCGTGAAGAAACTAGAAAAGAACAAACGGTGAACCCTAGTTCTTAGATGTTCCCCTTTCTTCCTGGAGATTAAAGTAGAGATGAATCTATTTTGAAGAGGGAAATGATGGTGGGGTGGAGTTGTGAAGGAGAAGTGTAGGTGATGGAGAACAGAGGTGAAGATGTTGTGGAGTGAATGTGACTATATCGTATATCCCGGTCAAAGGGAATGTAAATGtgatttttttttcttctaaattTAAGGGGAATACAATTTTTAGTTTCACCTATGTCTTTTTTGAACTTCAATGACGTATCAAATAAATACACAATAAAGTCTTTCTGAAATAAGTTATgtcaaaataaataaataaattaaattatggAATCTGAATGCAACGGAACACATCATCTCATAATCAAgaaaaaacaaaatttaaaaaaaaattggatttCAAAATCTGAATTTACCTTACGGGGATGGTTTGGGTGAAAGTGTTAATGATATATGGTTTAAGGTAGAAGAATAATCTCAAAGATAGAGTTTAGATTGTTATCTGTCATATCAGTCTCCACAACATTTGAAACACAACTTGCTCCTTTTCACCAACAACTTCAGAAGCAAGGTTGGTAGTAGCTTCTAATACAACTTTTTCTAGTACATTATAAGCTTCAGCTTCAAAGGCACATTCAATAATAGTTATAGCTTCAACAATCTTCAAAACATCTCTTGAATGGTTCCATTTGAGCATAAGAAGTTGTAAGTTATTTCTTTGCTTGACCCATTAGAGCAGAGATAATCAATTGTACTCCCCTCCTAATGGTTCCCTCTACAACCTTCTGAACTATGACATCTACAACCTTTGTCTTCCTGACAAAAGGTACCTCGAtttcatcttcttcctcttctcCTTCCTCTGCAATTTCAGAAGGAAGAATCATCTTTCTtaacttcatcttcttcataGGTGCATTAGTGGTGACAAAAGATGAAGATGTCTTCTGATGAGTTTATCCATTTCTTGTCTTAGTGGACATCAAGACAGTGGAGGAAACTACCTCTTTAATCTCCCTCTGAATCTTCTTCTGTTGTACAACCTTCTTTTTATAAGGCTTCTGAACTATCTTCTGAGTATCAGAAACAACATGTTTTCTTTTCTTATAAGGTTTGAACGCATTAGTTGGTTCTTCTAGTAAATCCTCATATGTTAGAACAACACccgtttttttttctttccatCTTGATGAATTCCCTAATTATCTCAGAATTATCATGCTTGGTAATCACTAGATAATCCTCAAGATATGCAGATTTTATGCTTCTGAATCTTAGAGGTTTTTCTGATATTAACACTTCATTCTTCTTTAAAAGCTTCATGTTGTCCAGAACTGAAGCAGAGAGAATGTTTCCATGAGTTTCTTCCAGATCATCATGAGCAGAAACAACTCTCAGAGAGTCAATCAGACGACTCTGGAAAAAAATTCAGACAAGAGTCTAGCATAAGGCACATTCTTCTTTTTATCCTCCTTGTTATCCTTGATAGCTTCACACGGATGATGAAAGATGTACCCATACAGATTGATATTCTCTTCATTGACTAAATACCAGATAAAATGTCTATGATCCCAAGAGAGTCGATCAATGCTACCTTATATAGGAATCAAACACCCAATAAGGATCTTGAATAGAAGTTTGTAAAGAGTTTTCATGTTCTTCACCTTTCCAAAGTCTGGAGAGGATGATGTATTTTCTGACAACTCAAACAACCTTATTTTTATGACATCATCTTCAAGACTGCTTTTCTTGGTGTTTATAGTGCACCTTCCCATAGTTGACACACCAAGAAGCCTGACAATAATTTTCTGAGTGACAATGACATCAACTCCCATCACATATGACCTTATTTCCACTTCCTCAAACTCTTTCAGACTCATTCCCTTTCTACTCTTCCCTCTCAAAGAGTTATCTTCAACTATCTTCTGATTTTCTTCAAGAGAAACAACACACTCATCATATACTTTAGCTCTAACCCATAAGTCCATGACCAAATGGGGATAGGTTGGTCCACTGAACATATCAAAGAATGAAGTTCATTCTTGCACTTTGAAGAAATTCTAGAGGGGGTAACCATTCAGATTGAAGGAATCAAAATCACTAATCTACTTCACAATAAGTTTTAGATCCTCCTTCTTGATATCAACGGTTCTTGGTTTAATATACATACGTTTACCATATTCTACATTCATGGGTGTTTGTTGAGAAGATGATGAAGTCATTGGAAAAGGGTTTTAGGATTCTTAGAGTTTCTTTTGAAATGGGTAGTTTTTAGAGAAGGCTTGAGAAACAAAAGTGTGGGAAGTGATAGAGACGTGTGTGAGTCTGATTAAGTGGCGTGTTTTGAGTGAAAAACAATTTTTGATCAAAATAAAACTTAAAGACTAAGGAGTTGGGATGCATGGTTTTTAAGACAAATCATCATAATCTGAAAGGTTTTTACCCCGCAGTTAAAACCATGTGTCTGAAGACGTTTCAGATTCATGACACATAAGTAGACATGATTCAGAGGCAGTTGAAAAGGTTTTTCCACTTGTGTGCTTATCAGAGGCAATCAATATTATTCAAAGCTTCATAGGCTAAGATGCTTCATAGGCTACTATTCATCAGAGGCTAACTCATAGCTTTTGATCATAGTAGCTTCTAATCATCATCAGACTATGATTCTCTAATCAAATGCAAACacataattttttaaatatttctAAAGTACTTGATTCTAAGATAGAATAAGATTATTTGAAACTCATATAGAATTAGTATTCGTTGTAATTTTACTTTCATAATTATGAAATTCTACTAACTAATATTAAAATATCAGGTTTAGAAACTGTTGAGTAAAACCAAAAAAATTGTCATACCTTTCTTTATGCAACTTCTAATGTGTTAATGAGATTGTTCTTGAGGAACCCCCTTGCTCCAACAATTCTCTTTTAGTTACCACCACGAGCCTTTTTTAGAGGCCATATCAACTAGATGAGCTTCAGAGATTGATTAAGCATCTAAAGCACAAACTTCTGATCAATCAACTTCAGTCTTCCCAGTACCAATGATTTCTCTTTGCTGGTTTCTTCCAGATTCCACATTTTCTTCCTCCTTATGAGTTAGGATTTGGAACATAGGCTTTTCTTTTGTTATGTGTTGTAAGTTGTCATTGTCCTGGAACTAAAATTGTTGCTTTGTTATTCCCTTTTAGCATATCTGCAGCAAAGATAATCTCACTTTTTGGTACCAACACTCTTATGGGTCCTTTGAGGTTAGCTTTATTAGGCTTCCTCTTATTTTGAACCTT includes these proteins:
- the LOC127117575 gene encoding uncharacterized protein LOC127117575, with protein sequence MDVAHCYLEGNADAVEFCPHNGHHNVLAASTYTLQEGDQPTRCGSISLFNVDGDTDNFDTVYSEETSGIFDIKWNPPSGNTGPFLGQADADGYLRIKMLDGCYDGVQGTCLKEITSEKISNSMCLYLDWNPSSTSITVGLSDGRVSVVSLLESKLEIQEEWKAHDFELWTTSFDIHQPNLVYTGSDDCKFCCWDLRDSPSNLVFKNSKVHKMGVTSIEKSPHDPNRLLTGSYDEFLRVWDLRSISKPVDETSISLGGGVWRVKHHRDIQGLVLAACMHNGFAIVGIKGDKAEVLETYKKHGSLAYGADWQKGEVKLIEGRSKPVVATCSFYDKLVRVWRTSNDIVL